One Gemella haemolysans ATCC 10379 DNA segment encodes these proteins:
- a CDS encoding C39 family peptidase produces MKRKRIEIMTIVFIILCTVVLYVIQNNKIAWFNKNSKDESNSTNVLKTENVANARDGIKGVTQPYPFITNPNGVENNLLQNANGSLIGQLIYLQRENLPEAEQKLLVNNKDATQYVLGYLAGQEATPFEQGETVEINRKFPYYIQWDKRWAYDKLGGTNVAIGGCGPTCVAMALSGILDDKSITPKNIAEKEDASGHFTDAGTKWSFFDYIAKEYGVKSTGVPLNQEAMKSVLSKGNPIIASVHPGKFTTVGHIILITGVDDEGKFIINDPNSYTRTLKKWSYDELKTEIVAMWEFSK; encoded by the coding sequence ATGAAAAGAAAAAGAATTGAAATAATGACAATAGTGTTCATTATCCTGTGTACAGTTGTACTTTATGTTATTCAAAATAATAAGATTGCTTGGTTTAATAAAAATTCAAAAGATGAAAGTAACAGTACAAATGTGTTAAAAACAGAAAATGTAGCTAATGCAAGAGATGGTATTAAGGGAGTAACACAACCTTATCCATTTATTACCAATCCAAATGGAGTAGAAAATAATTTACTTCAAAATGCTAATGGTAGCCTTATAGGGCAATTAATTTACTTACAAAGAGAGAATCTTCCAGAAGCAGAACAAAAATTACTAGTTAATAATAAGGATGCTACTCAATATGTACTTGGTTATCTTGCTGGTCAAGAAGCAACGCCGTTTGAACAAGGAGAAACAGTTGAAATTAACAGGAAATTTCCTTACTATATCCAATGGGATAAACGTTGGGCTTATGATAAATTAGGTGGAACAAACGTTGCTATAGGTGGTTGTGGACCAACTTGTGTAGCAATGGCGCTAAGTGGAATATTAGATGATAAATCAATTACTCCAAAAAATATTGCTGAGAAAGAAGATGCCAGTGGACATTTTACAGATGCAGGTACAAAATGGAGTTTCTTCGATTATATTGCTAAAGAATATGGAGTTAAATCAACTGGTGTACCTCTTAATCAAGAGGCAATGAAATCTGTTTTAAGTAAAGGGAATCCTATTATCGCTTCTGTTCACCCAGGTAAGTTTACAACTGTTGGACATATTATTTTGATAACAGGAGTAGATGATGAAGGTAAATTTATAATTAATGATCCAAATAGTTACACAAGAACGTTAAAAAAATGGTCTTATGACGAATTAAAAACTGAAATAGTAGCTATGTGGGAATTTTCAAAATAA
- the sufC gene encoding Fe-S cluster assembly ATPase SufC — MSVLDIKNLEVSINEKQILKGLNLEIKSGEIHAVMGPNGAGKSTLASAIMGHPKYEVDGGSILLDGEEVLEMEVDERARAGLFLAMQYPSEVPGVPTSEFIKSAINAQREDSIPLMQYIKKLDKTMEFLEMDLKMSQRYVNDGFSGGEKKRNEILQMMMLEPKFAILDEIDSGLDIDALKIVSKGVNKMRGENFGCLIITHYQRLLDYIEPDFVHVLMDGKIVKSGGPELALRLEKEGYDWLKEEV, encoded by the coding sequence ATGTCAGTTCTTGATATAAAAAATCTAGAAGTATCAATTAATGAAAAACAAATATTAAAAGGACTAAATTTAGAAATTAAATCTGGTGAGATACATGCCGTAATGGGACCAAATGGTGCAGGTAAATCTACTTTAGCATCAGCTATTATGGGTCACCCTAAATATGAAGTAGATGGTGGAAGTATTTTATTAGATGGTGAAGAAGTATTAGAAATGGAAGTTGACGAAAGAGCTCGTGCTGGACTATTCCTAGCAATGCAATATCCATCTGAAGTACCAGGAGTACCAACTTCAGAATTTATTAAATCTGCAATTAATGCACAACGTGAAGATAGTATTCCTTTAATGCAATATATTAAAAAATTAGATAAGACTATGGAATTTTTAGAAATGGATCTAAAAATGTCTCAACGTTATGTAAATGATGGTTTCTCTGGAGGAGAAAAGAAACGTAACGAAATATTACAAATGATGATGTTAGAACCAAAATTTGCTATTCTAGATGAAATCGACTCTGGATTAGATATTGATGCACTAAAAATTGTATCAAAAGGTGTTAATAAGATGCGTGGAGAAAACTTTGGTTGCTTAATCATCACTCACTACCAAAGATTATTAGATTATATTGAGCCAGATTTTGTACACGTACTTATGGATGGAAAAATCGTAAAATCAGGTGGGCCTGAGCTAGCACTTCGTTTAGAAAAAGAAGGTTATGACTGGTTAAAAGAAGAGGTTTAA
- the sufD gene encoding Fe-S cluster assembly protein SufD: MENNKLKLSIKTLQSIFSNTNEPTWFLNTRKLALYKSYTLPFPKLESMELERWRLFNVDFSTLRLENDGNVDIVEYGINSDDFAVVQKNNTIVHINIPEKYADKVIIKDIFTAMNDDHIKDSFMSVVDYAESKVTAVHYTLLNAGLFIDVKDNAVIEEPLQYIVISDKEQSLFNHVTIQVGNNAKFNFIENYVNNQKEDKAPFSLVSEVVAHEGAQINYSSITNQPGEKRGTILRRGLTYRDSLINWNVAAMDEADVYHDNTTNILGDGSEANLKIVTLGVKEQKTYFNSEVVNQGLSSKGDILQHGVLLDRSHIVFNGVGFIVKGATGSNAYQSSRMLTLSSEAKADANPMLLIDENDVMAGHGASLGRIDEEQLYYLQSRGLTRKESSRLLVHGFLSPVISELTVDKIKELVTVLIDEKINNNESE; the protein is encoded by the coding sequence ATGGAGAATAATAAATTAAAACTAAGTATTAAAACTTTACAAAGCATCTTTTCTAATACAAATGAACCTACATGGTTTTTAAATACTAGAAAATTAGCTTTATATAAGAGTTATACATTACCTTTTCCAAAATTAGAGTCTATGGAGTTAGAAAGATGGAGGTTATTTAATGTTGATTTTTCAACTCTAAGATTAGAAAATGATGGGAATGTAGATATAGTTGAATATGGTATTAATAGCGATGATTTTGCTGTAGTTCAAAAGAACAATACTATTGTTCATATTAATATTCCAGAAAAATATGCTGATAAAGTTATCATTAAAGATATTTTCACTGCAATGAATGATGATCATATTAAAGATAGTTTTATGAGTGTAGTTGACTATGCAGAAAGTAAAGTAACAGCTGTTCACTATACACTATTAAATGCTGGATTATTTATTGATGTTAAAGATAATGCAGTAATTGAAGAACCGCTTCAATATATCGTGATTTCTGATAAAGAACAAAGTTTATTCAACCATGTAACTATTCAGGTTGGAAATAATGCTAAATTCAACTTTATTGAAAACTACGTAAATAATCAAAAAGAAGATAAGGCTCCATTCAGTTTAGTTTCTGAAGTAGTTGCACACGAAGGAGCTCAAATTAACTATAGTTCAATAACGAACCAACCAGGTGAAAAACGTGGAACTATTTTACGTCGTGGTTTAACTTATAGAGATTCATTAATTAACTGGAATGTTGCTGCAATGGATGAAGCAGATGTATATCACGATAATACAACGAACATTCTAGGAGATGGTTCTGAAGCAAATCTTAAGATTGTAACTCTAGGAGTTAAAGAACAAAAAACTTACTTCAATAGTGAAGTAGTTAACCAAGGATTAAGTAGTAAAGGTGATATCTTACAACACGGTGTACTATTAGATAGATCACATATCGTATTTAACGGTGTAGGATTTATCGTAAAAGGTGCGACAGGTTCTAATGCTTACCAAAGTTCAAGAATGCTGACACTTTCATCAGAAGCTAAAGCAGATGCTAACCCAATGCTATTAATCGATGAGAATGATGTTATGGCTGGTCACGGAGCATCGCTAGGTCGTATTGATGAAGAGCAACTATACTACTTACAAAGTAGAGGATTAACTAGAAAAGAATCTAGTAGATTATTAGTTCATGGATTCTTATCTCCAGTAATCTCAGAGTTAACAGTAGATAAAATTAAAGAACTTGTAACAGTGCTTATTGATGAAAAAATTAATAATAACGAGAGTGAGTAA
- a CDS encoding aminotransferase class V-fold PLP-dependent enzyme, whose amino-acid sequence MDFSKYREDFPILNRKISGNDLIFFDNGATTQKPNQVIDAITDYYKNYNSNIHRSVYTLGNESEKIYEESKELVKEFINASSYEEVIYTSGTTESLNFAARILEQDVTEGDEIILTYMEHHANIIPWQQLAKRKNLVLKYLELDEQGRISIEQLKEFITDKTKIVSMCHASNVLGNINPVYEIGDLLKDKDIYFVVDAAQSVPHLKIDVQKMNCDFLAFSAHKMCGPTGIGVLYGKKQLLEKFDPVEFGGGMIGIVEDNSATWAILPDKFEAGTPLLAQAAGLGAAIKYLDSIGLENIEKYTKELTKYMYSELSKIDNIEIYGTKNIDERVSLITFNLVGVHPHDLTSFLDEKGICIRAGHQCTQPLLGKLGTFSVARASLYLYNTKEEIDFFIQTLKETKEFFENEF is encoded by the coding sequence ATAGATTTTAGTAAATATAGAGAAGACTTTCCTATATTAAATAGAAAGATATCAGGGAATGATTTGATATTTTTTGATAATGGAGCTACTACTCAAAAACCAAATCAAGTGATTGATGCTATTACAGATTACTATAAAAATTATAATTCGAATATTCATAGATCTGTTTATACCTTAGGTAATGAATCAGAGAAAATATACGAAGAGTCTAAAGAGTTAGTTAAAGAATTTATAAATGCAAGTAGTTATGAAGAAGTAATCTATACTAGTGGAACTACGGAAAGTTTAAATTTCGCAGCAAGAATTTTAGAACAAGATGTAACTGAAGGTGATGAAATTATTCTTACCTACATGGAACATCATGCCAATATTATCCCTTGGCAGCAACTGGCTAAACGAAAAAATCTTGTTCTTAAATATTTAGAATTAGATGAACAAGGAAGAATTAGTATTGAACAGTTAAAAGAATTTATTACAGACAAAACTAAAATTGTATCAATGTGTCATGCTTCTAATGTACTAGGTAATATAAATCCTGTTTATGAAATTGGTGATTTATTAAAAGATAAGGATATTTATTTTGTAGTAGATGCGGCGCAATCCGTTCCTCATTTAAAGATTGATGTTCAAAAAATGAACTGTGACTTTTTGGCCTTTAGTGCGCATAAGATGTGCGGACCTACAGGTATTGGAGTTTTATATGGTAAAAAACAGCTATTAGAAAAATTTGATCCAGTTGAATTCGGTGGCGGAATGATCGGTATCGTTGAAGATAATTCAGCAACCTGGGCAATTCTTCCTGATAAATTTGAAGCTGGAACACCACTACTTGCGCAAGCAGCAGGATTAGGTGCGGCTATTAAGTATTTAGATAGCATAGGATTAGAAAATATTGAAAAGTACACTAAAGAACTTACTAAATATATGTATTCTGAACTTTCTAAGATTGATAACATAGAGATTTATGGAACAAAGAATATTGATGAGAGAGTTTCACTAATTACTTTTAACTTGGTAGGAGTACATCCTCATGATTTAACGAGTTTCTTAGATGAAAAAGGTATTTGCATAAGAGCAGGGCATCAATGTACTCAACCATTGTTAGGAAAGCTAGGAACATTCTCAGTAGCTAGAGCGAGTCTATATTTATATAATACAAAAGAAGAGATAGATTTCTTTATTCAAACATTAAAAGAAACGAAGGAGTTTTTTGAAAATGAGTTTTAG
- the sufU gene encoding Fe-S cluster assembly sulfur transfer protein SufU: protein MSFSDLKSLYKQVILDHSKHPRNNGEIESSYKLEMLNPSCGDKITVSMKLVDDIIEDIKFVGTGCSISLASASMLTEELKGLSVEKANDKIKDFLNMIMGNEFNEENLEDSISLQNISQLPARVKCATLAWKITEKILEENK, encoded by the coding sequence ATGAGTTTTAGTGATTTAAAAAGTTTATATAAACAAGTAATCTTAGATCATAGTAAGCATCCTAGAAATAATGGGGAAATAGAGAGCAGTTATAAGTTGGAGATGTTGAATCCATCTTGTGGTGATAAAATAACAGTTAGTATGAAATTAGTAGATGACATTATTGAAGATATTAAGTTCGTAGGAACAGGTTGTTCAATTTCACTAGCTTCAGCTTCTATGTTAACTGAGGAATTAAAAGGTTTATCAGTAGAAAAAGCTAATGACAAGATTAAAGACTTTTTAAATATGATTATGGGAAATGAATTTAATGAAGAAAACTTAGAAGATAGCATTTCATTACAAAATATTTCTCAACTTCCAGCTAGGGTTAAATGCGCTACGTTAGCATGGAAAATTACAGAAAAAATTTTAGAAGAAAATAAATAA
- the sufB gene encoding Fe-S cluster assembly protein SufB, translated as MFTDYQYGFSDKDVSIFKTDKGLTKEIVKTISERKEEPQWMLEYRLNALKEFYRMPMPTWGGDLSEIDFEDLTYYVKPSEKTERSWDEVPQEIKNTFEKLGIPEAEQKYLAGVSAQYESEVVYHNMHKQFEEKGIIFEDTDTALKNHEEIFKEYFSKAVDFNDNKFAALNSAVWSGGSFIYCPENVSVEAPLQAYFRINSEKMGQFERTLIIIEKNSSLHYVEGCTAPTYSASSLHAAVVEIFIKENARFRYTTIQNWSTNVYNLVTKRAIVEKNGTMEWVDGNLGSKLTMKYPACILVGEGASGSTLSIAMASEGQVLDAGSKMIHLAPRTSSTVVSKSMSRRGGKVNYRGWIHFGKNSEGSRSNIECDTLILDEYSTSDTIPYNIVKNSNVSLEHEAKVSKVSEEQLFYLMSRGLDEGQATEMIVMGFIEPFTKELPMEYAVELNRLISFEMEGSIG; from the coding sequence ATGTTTACCGATTATCAGTATGGATTTTCAGATAAAGATGTATCTATATTCAAGACTGATAAAGGATTAACAAAAGAAATCGTTAAAACAATTTCTGAAAGAAAAGAAGAACCACAATGGATGTTAGAATACCGTCTAAATGCATTAAAAGAGTTCTACAGAATGCCAATGCCTACATGGGGTGGAGACTTATCTGAAATAGATTTTGAGGACTTAACATACTATGTAAAACCATCAGAAAAAACAGAACGTTCGTGGGACGAAGTTCCACAAGAAATTAAAAATACTTTTGAAAAACTTGGTATTCCAGAAGCGGAACAAAAATACCTTGCAGGTGTATCTGCACAATATGAATCAGAGGTAGTTTATCACAATATGCATAAACAATTCGAAGAAAAAGGAATTATCTTTGAAGACACTGATACAGCATTAAAAAATCATGAAGAAATCTTTAAAGAATATTTCTCAAAAGCTGTTGATTTCAATGATAATAAATTTGCGGCTTTAAACTCTGCAGTATGGTCAGGTGGATCGTTCATCTACTGTCCGGAAAATGTATCAGTAGAAGCACCTCTTCAAGCGTATTTCAGAATTAACAGTGAAAAAATGGGACAATTTGAACGTACGTTAATTATTATTGAGAAAAACTCTTCTCTACACTATGTAGAAGGATGTACAGCTCCAACATACTCAGCAAGTTCATTACATGCAGCTGTAGTTGAAATCTTTATTAAAGAAAATGCTCGTTTCAGATATACAACTATTCAAAACTGGTCAACAAACGTTTATAACCTTGTTACAAAACGTGCAATTGTTGAGAAAAATGGTACTATGGAATGGGTAGATGGTAACTTAGGTTCTAAATTAACTATGAAATACCCAGCGTGTATTTTAGTTGGAGAAGGAGCAAGCGGAAGTACGCTATCTATAGCTATGGCTAGTGAAGGACAAGTGCTTGATGCAGGATCTAAGATGATTCACTTAGCACCTAGAACATCATCTACTGTTGTTTCTAAGTCAATGTCTCGTCGTGGTGGAAAAGTTAACTACCGCGGATGGATTCACTTTGGTAAAAACTCTGAAGGGTCTCGTTCAAACATTGAATGTGATACTCTAATCTTAGATGAATACTCAACATCTGATACTATTCCTTACAACATCGTTAAAAACTCTAATGTATCTTTAGAGCACGAAGCAAAAGTATCTAAAGTGTCAGAAGAACAACTATTCTACTTAATGAGTAGAGGTCTTGATGAAGGACAAGCTACTGAAATGATAGTTATGGGATTCATCGAACCATTCACCAAAGAACTTCCTATGGAATACGCTGTTGAATTAAACAGATTAATTTCATTTGAAATGGAAGGATCAATAGGATAA